The Archocentrus centrarchus isolate MPI-CPG fArcCen1 chromosome 12, fArcCen1, whole genome shotgun sequence nucleotide sequence GTCCTGTTTAAGAGTTGAGGTATTCAGTACAGTAGCATAAACCCAGTGAAATTATCTGTCGTGCATCACCTTTAAATGTGTGAGTGGTGCTATTAAGAAATATAAAACcataaactgcaaaaaaagaaaaagaaaaaagaaatgcaccATTTTCTGGTGACCGTGGAATTATAAAAAGCATCTTACACATATTATGTCATTTTACGAACGGCACCCTTGAAATGTTATTCATCTTATTCAGCATACAGCCTTGCCTGCTGTAATTACCATGGTAAAatatgctggaaaaaaaaaaaacccagtgtGTTATATTAAGCCTTTTTATGCAGggctttgttttcatcttttGAGAGCACACACGTGAGCACTGATCACATCTGGTCACTGAcaaaaccactttgaaaagacaaaaacaaaaagaagcttTAAAGTAAACATTTGGCATACCGTGCATGTAGGAGGGAGTATAACAGACATCGGAGGGTATTTTGGATGCTTTCTGGTGCGATAGCATGCAAACTTCTGCCTTGACTAGCACACTCAAATTTTACACGTGTACAGTTTAAAGACACTTGAGGACCCAATTCCACAGCATTAAATGCCTGTGATTATTACTAAGGCcctagaaaataaatattttccttcACATAAATATCAGAAGGGGgataaaatatgtaattaatctgcttttttttttaatactgagaGTGGAAACAGAACGCTGTCCAGCAGAAGTCAGTTTTCAAGATGTGCTggtttaaaaataacacaaaggttAGGACTTAAGAAGTGACCTTAAAGGACATCTCAgtcttctttttcctcatgtGTTCCAGAGGGAAAAGCCAGCTAAGGTTGAGTGACACTCCTTAGAGACCTCGTGAACCTAATTATCGAGTGTGCCTTTGTAAAAGATGGAAATAATTGTACCGACTCTACAGAGACTGCCTTTCCAGGTTGGTGCGAGAACAAAATCTAGGCCTGAAGAGGAAAGCCACACTGAAGTTCATATAGGAGGACAAACACAGCCTCTTATTAAAAATGTGCTTCAGTAGAGGAAATGGGGTGTGGCAATGCACAAAAGTGTCAGCTATGTCCATAATCATAACTTCCcaacaccaacagcagcagcgcCTTTATTTAACAAGCTTACCACTTTCCCATAAAAAAGCTGCCAAAAACACCCAGTCCCAGTATCAGGTAACAGTACtataaatatatctttttattaCAAATTGTGCCCACTCAGGCCTGAGGCCCTGCCTCGCCCCCTGCCATCTATGAGGGTCGCTGCAGTGGATAGTATCCACAACAGCCACCCAAAACATCGATCAGAGCACTCAGGATACGAGAACATTTTCACAGTGGAGTAGTAAGAGTGACAGTGTGAAAACCTGATGAGGTATCAAACAGTTTAGTGTGCTCGTGCATGCATATACCGCTATAGGCTATATATGACACAGATAGGGGAGAAAATTTAACCTTCAccatgggggggaaaaaaaaaaaaaaaaaaaaagcagaaaggcAACATTTCCTCTCTGCAGACTCCAATTCTGTGTGAACAGGAGATAAATAAAGTGGCACAGTgaggaagttaaaaaaataataataaaaaaaaaaaagatcatttttgTCATTCTGTAAGTGGCAATTTAACTGTATAAAGTCACACATTAGAGcccatttcctgttttcttttcagtccATTTTGTCTTCTTGTGTTCTGTCTGTGctctgatggtgaggatgatatGTTTTATCAGATGCACCAGCTTTAACCGAGGCTTCTCCGCTTACATTGTGAAAATTCACCTGTACAGAGCCTTTAGCTTTGGCCCTGCGTGCATCCATGTAGCTGACTATAAATTCTGAGTTCTGATAGATGAGCATGCCAGACAATGTGAGCACTGCGCCGGCGCAGCTCAGGGCGGACAGCTCGCTGCCAAAGAGCAGCTGAGACAACAGCAGGTTTCCCACCACGCTCAGGTTGCCGAGGATATGCAGAGTGACGGCCGAGGTGAGCGTGATGACGCAGCAGCTGGCCAAGTTGTACATGACCGAGCCCAGGCAGCTGAGCAAGATGAAGACCCACAGGTGGCGGTCGTAATGCAGCGGCGACTCAAGCATGGCCCAGTTTTCCAAGGCGAGAGCAGCTATGGCCAAGATGCAGAAGCTGGGAATGGACATCAGGTAGAGCAGGAACACGGAGTTGATCTTTTCCTCCTGAAGTAAAATACCTGCATAAACAGAGAAATGTCCACAGCAGTTACAAACTATTTATtaccataaataaaacatgtaaaaatcaATCTAAGGACAAGCACTGCCAAACTGTGTCAAAGTAAACATATTGAGTCACAACTAGAGGTGGCACAAAAACTAATGCTTTGGTACCAAGCCAAAAAACATGACGTAGATAGATATAACCTATCTGCTGTGCCTCAGCTGTGCACTGACCTGGACAAATTCAGATATTGTGAAATTCTTTTAACGCCACAGTACTACTAATCAAATCCAGATATCATATTTCCTACCTCAAATACATAACAGCAGGTCTCCGTGCTCTTATGAGCAAGATAACAGGCACAAACTGAATAAAGTGCCAGTCAAAAGGAGACGGTGAACTCTAAAGCAGTTTGATAACAGAAGCTCCATATGCAAAGCTCCTTTTTTCAGAAATTTGTATAATGTGCCATGATGTCAGTGCAGAAAGTAAAACAcatcattgttaaaaaaaagcaaaacaaaaactaaatgcTGAGCAAATGTTTAATGAACGCCCTACCAAAGTGtgtcacaggaaaaaaaaaaaaaactgtcgcAACAACATGTGTAAGAGGCTTAAAATAGCTTCTTGAAACTTGAGAAAACATCTGAGGgtgtaaaattttaaaaataaaatgttcagcGCCTTGCTTACATATTATGTTCCACGAGCAGGGCCTAAATTTTCCTTCCgacatttaaacaaaacaacaagcaaATCTCTCAAAATGTCTAAAAGAACTGCATTACTTTCCTCTGAGGAACCTGAATACCTGCTTGTGTAAGACTTTAAAGACAGGACCTCTCTTCATATGTATGTTTAGAAACTtttccccccccccttctctgaCAACCACAGTGTTATGAAGACTGATGACGTTGGAAAGCCTAAGCCACTGATCTGTGGTGCAATCCGTTTGCAGCTTTAAAGCAATTTATGTAATGAATACTCCAGCGAGAGCCCAGAACATTAGGTAAACAAGTACACCAGATGAATACAGTGAGGGCAAAAGTTAGTCCACATGACATCAATTTAAGAAAGGAATCCCTctcatgtttatatttttttctactgaAAGCtgctcattttttccccccgttAGATAATCCAATCAAGAACTTTACTGCTCTCTTAAGGATCTTGGGAAGGtttaataaaactaaacaataatttggccttttttaaaaatttattattattattattattattattattattattattattattattttagcattttagGCCATTGTTAGGTAGGGCAGTGTAGTAGATAGAAACTATGGGGGAAAGAGAGAGGGTGAGTGACACACAGGACTATAATTGTCAGTACGTGGGTTGCCTGTTTAACCAGGTGAGCTATAAGGTGCATCTGATgcctgagatgttttttttttttaacactttggTTCTTcactgcatgattttttttttccaaagtgttAAACTAAAGTCACTCTGATCAGTAATCAAATGACTTCTCAACTTGTGGTGGATTTTCTGAAATGCTGATTATGCAAAAAGCCCATTCAAATAAAAGGAAGATAAGCTGTCATTTCAAATCTATCAGCTTAATCATAATGAAACTAAAGTTTAAGTTAGGAGCCAACATAAACATAACGGCTCAGCCTGTTGCTGGTATGTACCACAAACATGatatgtttgtttattatgttcccctggcaacaaaaaaaaaaaaaaaacacacaaccaaTGTGCCATTCCACCTTAATTTCAGGGTCCGTTTATGGATGGTGAAGTGAATCACCAAATTTCTAAGAAGTTCCAGGACCGCAGACTGCTGCAGTGTCTAAAATGCTCCCTGATGTCAGTGCCATGAGACAGAGGTTATTTTCTTTAGCAACGCGACAAAACAAAATAGTGATGTCAACTTTCCAGTGTGGCAAACAGGACAGCAAGGCAGTAGAAGTGGTACTCACTCTGCTGAATGGACTTGACCCCTCTCAGCATGGTCGCTGCGAACACAAAGAAGCAGCCAGTCTGATCGAACTGGACCTCTCCCATAATGCTGAAGGACGCACCCAGGCAGATGGGCATCATGGCTGTGTATTTGATGATGTGATGCTGCTTGCCCAGGATTAGCGTAGAGATGGCCAGAGTAAAAAGCGGGGTAGTAGTGTAGATCATTTGTGCAAACGACAACTGGACATAGTTCAGACCCATGTTTCCAAAGGCGATACTGGCACAAAATGTCAGGCTCAACAGGAACACCTTACATTTTGCACTGGGGGTCAGGTCCTGCTCGCCAGCTCCTCTGTGGCGGATCACCTGCAGCTTGATCAGCCCATAATCCACCACTATGGCTGTCAGCATGTGCAGCGCTGACAGCAGCAGAGGGTACCTGAAGTTGTAAACGGCAAATATCCATTTGTTGAGGCTGGAGATGGTGGTGCCGGTCACCAGCCAAACAATGACAGCTGACAGCAGATGGAGCATCTCTGCGggtggcctcctcctcctcctcctgttgctGTCTGTCTCTTGCAGAGTCGCCTCGCATTTTGAGAAGCCATCGGGGCTGATCATGATCGTATCATTGTCCTCTCTGCAAGGAAAACACATGTTGAGTGCGCAGCTCTCATCTCCGATACAAATGAATGATCAAACCGGCTGTAAGCTGCGAAAATAACCTGCGACTGAACTGGGTTTTTTACCCTCTGCGGTCTTTTTGTCGCCCGGTAAAGCTGCGTTTTTCAGCACCGCCTATAGACACGTGTTTCTATTTTGCATGACGGCTTGATTGTGTAACGCGCCCTGCGTTGGTAATATGACATTATTCAACAGGAAGACAGacggaggagaggaggagagctgCTCAGGGCGGGCTGGAAAACAGTACGCGCCTTCCCACTCACGACGGGGACCAACTGGATTGGTTATCCCGACGTGCCAGAAAAGGACCGCAAGTGACGAGTCAGTGAGCCCCAGCAGCGCTGTAAACACGACGGGGACTTAGCATGCGCCTGTCATTTAAAGCTTATAAAGTTCTAATCTACACAGGAGATCACGggaattgtgtttttttctcgTTTATGCAGGCTTTAAATAGCAGCTTACTTCACAGCTTTCCCCCAGCACTGGAGCAGAGGCAGAGCCTGACACCAGCCTATTAACACTACACGCAATGCAGTCAGGCAGCATTTCATTCATGGCCCTGAGCGTTTTAAATTTATCTGTTTCAGCCAAACAGAGGGGCCGACAGCCTGACACAATTTGATACTAATAAGTATAAAGTTAGCTGACCTCTACCACGGACTGACACTTGACACCAGGCATGTCTTTCTGCTCATGCTAACGCTAGCTAGATTCCCCAAACTGCAGTGTTAGCTAACAGTAGGTTGTTAgctacaacaacaaaacaaggaaacagCCGCGTCTCCTCCAGGCTTTGCCTACAAGACACACCTCAGAGATAGTTTATCAGAACAGGAGCTTCTCCGTTTTTACCTTGATCTGACAGCATCCCCAAATCTCCGTCATCGGTCACCGAGCTGTCAGCCGAGCCGAGCCGGGTGATGTCACTGGACGGTTCACTTAAAGGGCAATGCcactgcttttaactgtggctCCACCACTGACTGCACGGTTTTTCCTAGACCAGGGGTGGTGGTACACTCGTTTTAGTTCATGGGCCACATGTACTCCAGTTTAATCTTAACTGGGTCACATCAGTAAAACAACTGAATaataactgatttaaaaaattaattaataaaaaaaaaaaatcagtatgtGGTACTGTGGAGAAGTGGTTAGACCTGTtgactcacagcaagaaggtcctgggttcaaattgACCTTGGCCAGGACCTTGTGGacctgtgtggcgtttgcatgttctcctcgtgttTCTGTGGTTTTCTCTGGATAccccagtttcctcccacagtccaaagacatacagtgcTTGTTAGGctaattggtcattctaaaattgcccataagcgtgaatgtttgtctgtctctctgtgttgtccCCAACGACCCTGAAAAGAGTAAGGGGACAAAAATGAATGGACAGTCTGAAGATGTTTACGTGGACCATactcaagtcttttttttttttttttaaaaaaagcttaaatCCTAAAACCAAGTGAAAGACATTCCCTTAAAACTTAACAGATAGgtataattttaattttaatttttatcatGTATGATCCATTTAAATACAGATAATAAACACTACTACTAACTACTAACAAAGAGGTAGGTGAGTGTACATGACAATTTATAGTCCGCAGGGGGAGCCTTCATGTGTAGAGTTATTGTAACTAAACAACATATTATACATCTTCATGATTCACACAACTCATTTAAATCTAGGAATATATCTAATTATTAATTACTGACTTTACAGTAAGTTTTTAAGTAATCCAGTGGGCTGGATTGGAC carries:
- the slc35e4 gene encoding solute carrier family 35 member E4 isoform X4; the protein is MCFPCREDNDTIMISPDGFSKCEATLQETDSNRRRRRRPPAEMLHLLSAVIVWLVTGTTISSLNKWIFAVYNFRYPLLLSALHMLTAIVVDYGLIKLQVIRHRGAGEQDLTPSAKCKVFLLSLTFCASIAFGNMGLNYVQLSFAQMIYTTTPLFTLAISTLILGKQHHIIKYTAMMPICLGASFSIMGEVQFDQTGCFFVFAATMLRGVKSIQQSILLQEEKINSVFLLYLMSIPSFCILAIAALALENWAMLESPLHYDRHLWVFILLSCLGSVMYNLASCCVITLTSAVTLLKHIFNKRLCLSSYMNFSVAFLFRPRFCSRTNLERQSL
- the slc35e4 gene encoding solute carrier family 35 member E4 isoform X3, which codes for MCFPCREDNDTIMISPDGFSKCEATLQETDSNRRRRRRPPAEMLHLLSAVIVWLVTGTTISSLNKWIFAVYNFRYPLLLSALHMLTAIVVDYGLIKLQVIRHRGAGEQDLTPSAKCKVFLLSLTFCASIAFGNMGLNYVQLSFAQMIYTTTPLFTLAISTLILGKQHHIIKYTAMMPICLGASFSIMGEVQFDQTGCFFVFAATMLRGVKSIQQSILLQEEKINSVFLLYLMSIPSCCVITLTSAVTLHILGNLSVVGNLLLSQLLFGSELSALSCAGAVLTLSGMLIYQNSEFIVSYMDARRAKAKGSVQVNFHNVSGEASVKAGASDKTYHPHHQSTDRTQEDKMD
- the slc35e4 gene encoding solute carrier family 35 member E4 isoform X2 produces the protein MISPDGFSKCEATLQETDSNRRRRRRPPAEMLHLLSAVIVWLVTGTTISSLNKWIFAVYNFRYPLLLSALHMLTAIVVDYGLIKLQVIRHRGAGEQDLTPSAKCKVFLLSLTFCASIAFGNMGLNYVQLSFAQMIYTTTPLFTLAISTLILGKQHHIIKYTAMMPICLGASFSIMGEVQFDQTGCFFVFAATMLRGVKSIQQSILLQEEKINSVFLLYLMSIPSFCILAIAALALENWAMLESPLHYDRHLWVFILLSCLGSVMYNLASCCVITLTSAVTLHILGNLSVVGNLLLSQLLFGSELSALSCAGAVLTLSGMLIYQNSEFIVSYMDARRAKAKGSVQVNFHNVSGEASVKAGASDKTYHPHHQSTDRTQEDKMD
- the slc35e4 gene encoding solute carrier family 35 member E4 isoform X1, translating into MCFPCREDNDTIMISPDGFSKCEATLQETDSNRRRRRRPPAEMLHLLSAVIVWLVTGTTISSLNKWIFAVYNFRYPLLLSALHMLTAIVVDYGLIKLQVIRHRGAGEQDLTPSAKCKVFLLSLTFCASIAFGNMGLNYVQLSFAQMIYTTTPLFTLAISTLILGKQHHIIKYTAMMPICLGASFSIMGEVQFDQTGCFFVFAATMLRGVKSIQQSILLQEEKINSVFLLYLMSIPSFCILAIAALALENWAMLESPLHYDRHLWVFILLSCLGSVMYNLASCCVITLTSAVTLHILGNLSVVGNLLLSQLLFGSELSALSCAGAVLTLSGMLIYQNSEFIVSYMDARRAKAKGSVQVNFHNVSGEASVKAGASDKTYHPHHQSTDRTQEDKMD